The following are from one region of the Halorussus rarus genome:
- a CDS encoding DUF7388 family protein, whose protein sequence is MLTTGKTITETGLDAAALKPAECDVSRAVELPFETVAIDYEGREHFPDEATLARIASQKEVRLTTPVRADGFDPLGDDARYEAIPEGVDRVAVAGHPAYLTDEERRRAVAPRLRSAVERDPAAWVGTEGVERLALATGATQFELLSRTTERDVRALRAAGFDGELAVYAPTVLTDDEDEVLDAVGGYAARRGPVAKALPEGAATDRTATDRAREVLSAAVRDYALVGTPSGVGERVAALKEAGVDLVVGYPARGVEEFLG, encoded by the coding sequence CGCTGTAGAACTCCCCTTCGAGACGGTCGCCATCGACTACGAGGGGCGCGAGCACTTCCCGGACGAGGCGACGCTCGCCCGCATCGCCTCCCAGAAGGAGGTTCGCCTGACCACGCCCGTGAGGGCCGACGGGTTCGACCCCCTCGGCGACGACGCCCGATACGAGGCGATCCCCGAGGGCGTCGACCGGGTCGCGGTCGCGGGCCACCCCGCATACCTCACCGACGAGGAGCGCCGGCGGGCGGTCGCGCCCCGGCTCCGGTCCGCGGTCGAGCGCGACCCCGCCGCGTGGGTCGGCACCGAGGGCGTCGAGCGGCTGGCGCTCGCGACCGGCGCGACCCAGTTCGAGCTCCTCTCGCGGACCACCGAGCGAGACGTACGGGCGCTCCGCGCCGCGGGCTTCGACGGCGAACTCGCGGTGTACGCGCCCACCGTCCTCACCGACGACGAGGACGAGGTGCTCGACGCCGTGGGCGGCTACGCCGCCCGCCGGGGCCCCGTCGCGAAGGCGCTGCCCGAGGGCGCGGCCACCGACCGGACCGCGACCGACCGGGCGCGCGAGGTGCTCTCGGCCGCGGTCCGCGACTACGCGCTCGTCGGGACGCCCTCCGGCGTCGGCGAGCGCGTCGCGGCGCTGAAGGAGGCCGGCGTCGACCTCGTCGTCGGCTACCCCGCCCGGGGCGTCGAGGAGTTCCTCGGGTAG
- a CDS encoding fumarylacetoacetate hydrolase family protein yields MRLARLLTPDGPVRGEYEDGVVRADDGTYEVGRDGRLLPPCDPSALYCVGRNYAETLDQMEYERPEEPDFFIKPPTSLLAHGEPIRYPPFTDELTYAGELAAVIGERCRNVAPDEVSTVVRGYTVMNDVDALDQQGRTARKAFDGSGPLGPWIETDVDPTDLDMYTDVAGERRQEANTELMLFDPYEVVSYISERFTLRPGDVVAFGSPANPGLVEPGDEVQITYEGVGTLRNQVVAPE; encoded by the coding sequence ATGCGACTCGCACGCCTGCTGACGCCGGACGGACCCGTCCGCGGCGAGTACGAGGACGGCGTCGTCCGGGCCGACGACGGCACCTACGAGGTCGGCCGCGACGGACGCCTCCTCCCGCCGTGCGACCCCTCGGCGCTGTACTGCGTCGGCCGAAACTACGCCGAGACGCTCGACCAGATGGAGTACGAGCGCCCGGAGGAACCGGACTTCTTCATCAAGCCGCCGACGTCGCTGCTGGCCCACGGCGAGCCGATTCGGTACCCGCCGTTCACCGACGAACTCACCTACGCGGGCGAACTCGCCGCCGTCATCGGCGAGCGCTGCCGGAACGTCGCGCCCGACGAGGTTTCGACGGTCGTCCGGGGGTACACCGTCATGAACGACGTGGACGCGCTCGACCAGCAGGGCCGGACCGCCCGCAAGGCGTTCGACGGGTCGGGGCCGCTCGGCCCCTGGATCGAGACCGACGTCGACCCGACCGACCTCGACATGTACACAGACGTCGCGGGCGAGCGCCGCCAGGAGGCCAACACCGAGCTGATGCTGTTCGATCCCTACGAGGTCGTCTCGTACATCTCGGAACGGTTCACCCTCCGGCCGGGCGACGTGGTAGCGTTCGGCAGTCCCGCGAATCCGGGCCTGGTCGAACCCGGCGACGAGGTCCAGATCACCTACGAGGGCGTCGGCACGCTCCGCAACCAGGTCGTCGCGCCGGAGTAG
- a CDS encoding creatininase family protein: MSRSHLHEHTTTTAADALTEAEVAVLPTGSVEQHGPALPLGTDFLAARAVAETAADRDDTVLLPPIPVGVSAHHRQFDGTLWTDPETFEAYVADIVASLAEHGVRKAVVVNGHGGNSDALRRAARGLRDEEVAFATPWNWWANLDALIEAELDTSLGHADAVETSVMLAVAGDLVREAALEDAEERGADSWGKSVRGAPVGFDTVDFTDSGAVGEPTEGSREVGEKLLDHASDDLAALVDWLAERDVADLWPREHR, from the coding sequence ATGAGTCGCTCGCATCTCCACGAACACACCACGACGACCGCGGCCGACGCCCTCACCGAGGCCGAGGTGGCGGTGCTGCCGACCGGCAGCGTCGAGCAGCACGGCCCCGCGCTCCCGCTGGGGACCGACTTCCTCGCGGCCCGCGCGGTGGCCGAGACGGCTGCCGACCGCGACGATACGGTTCTGCTCCCGCCGATTCCGGTCGGCGTGAGCGCCCACCACCGCCAGTTCGACGGGACGCTCTGGACTGACCCCGAGACCTTCGAGGCGTACGTCGCCGACATCGTCGCGAGTCTCGCCGAGCACGGCGTGCGGAAGGCGGTCGTCGTCAACGGTCACGGCGGCAATTCGGACGCGCTCCGGCGGGCCGCCCGCGGTCTCCGCGACGAGGAGGTCGCCTTCGCGACGCCGTGGAACTGGTGGGCCAACCTCGACGCGCTCATCGAGGCGGAACTCGACACCTCGCTGGGCCACGCCGACGCGGTCGAGACCAGCGTGATGCTCGCGGTCGCGGGCGACCTCGTGCGCGAGGCGGCCCTCGAAGACGCCGAGGAGCGCGGCGCCGACTCGTGGGGCAAATCAGTTCGGGGCGCCCCGGTCGGCTTCGACACCGTCGACTTCACCGACAGCGGCGCGGTCGGCGAACCCACCGAGGGGTCGCGAGAGGTCGGCGAGAAGCTGCTCGACCACGCGAGCGACGACCTCGCGGCCTTAGTCGACTGGCTGGCCGAGCGCGACGTGGCGGACCTCTGGCCGAGGGAGCACCGATGA
- a CDS encoding NAD(P)/FAD-dependent oxidoreductase, whose translation MRVAVIGGGAVGVTAAYDLARRDAEVVLYEKGEVGGASTGRAAGILYDAFAATEDARVGARAMERFREFSGEGDFEFRETPYVWFAREGDEKRAERIREQVPRMRERGRDVSFAGATTLRERFPAVEWDDVGVAAIAENAGCTDPGSYADLLAEKARAAGAEIRTGVEARIDAADVAVAGVDGEGAGGGDAGRDRESFDAILVAAGAHTKRLLAIAGIPVPLKPYRVQALTAGLADRTRAALPMCYDATGGYYLRPHPGGLLAGDGTEEVESDPDDWKRDADREFRAVTRDRLARRLGGFGAVRESWAGLCVATPDRDPLLGELRDGLHVAAGWQGHGFMRAPALGEAAAESVLGDDPVPGFAPTRFDGDEEFDVVEGMAVE comes from the coding sequence ATGAGAGTCGCGGTGATCGGCGGCGGCGCGGTCGGCGTCACCGCGGCCTACGACCTCGCGCGCCGGGACGCCGAGGTCGTCCTCTACGAGAAGGGCGAGGTCGGCGGCGCGAGCACCGGCCGGGCGGCCGGCATCCTCTACGACGCCTTCGCAGCGACCGAGGACGCCCGGGTCGGCGCGCGGGCGATGGAGCGGTTCCGGGAGTTCTCGGGCGAGGGCGACTTCGAGTTCCGCGAGACGCCGTACGTCTGGTTCGCCCGCGAGGGCGACGAGAAGCGCGCCGAGCGCATCCGCGAGCAGGTGCCCCGGATGCGCGAGCGGGGCCGGGACGTCTCGTTCGCAGGTGCAACGACCCTCCGTGAGCGCTTCCCCGCGGTCGAGTGGGACGACGTGGGCGTCGCCGCAATCGCGGAGAACGCCGGCTGCACCGACCCGGGGAGCTACGCCGACCTGCTCGCCGAGAAGGCCCGGGCCGCTGGCGCAGAGATCCGGACCGGCGTCGAGGCTCGAATCGACGCCGCGGACGTCGCGGTCGCGGGCGTCGACGGCGAGGGCGCTGGCGGAGGAGACGCCGGCCGCGACCGCGAATCTTTCGACGCGATCCTCGTCGCCGCCGGTGCCCACACCAAGCGGTTGCTGGCCATCGCCGGCATCCCGGTCCCGCTCAAACCCTATCGGGTCCAGGCGCTCACCGCCGGCCTCGCCGACCGGACGCGGGCCGCCCTGCCGATGTGCTACGACGCGACCGGGGGCTACTACCTCCGGCCCCACCCCGGTGGGTTGCTGGCGGGCGACGGCACCGAGGAGGTCGAGAGCGACCCCGACGACTGGAAGCGCGACGCCGACCGGGAGTTCCGCGCGGTGACCCGCGACCGGCTCGCCCGCCGGCTCGGCGGGTTCGGCGCTGTCCGCGAGTCGTGGGCCGGGCTCTGCGTGGCGACGCCCGACCGCGACCCCCTGCTCGGCGAACTCCGCGACGGCCTCCACGTCGCGGCCGGGTGGCAGGGCCACGGGTTCATGCGCGCGCCGGCGCTCGGCGAGGCGGCCGCCGAGTCGGTGCTGGGCGACGACCCCGTGCCCGGGTTCGCCCCGACCCGCTTCGACGGCGACGAGGAGTTCGACGTCGTCGAGGGGATGGCGGTCGAGTAG
- a CDS encoding beta-glucosidase family protein, whose translation MADTTDRVERLVDELTRDEKLRLVRGATDPAGTATGYLPGVDRLDVPEFRLVDGPLGVRAEGERATAFPASLALAATFDPDLAREQGAAMAREAKAHDQDALLAPGTNLVRVPHCGRNFEYFSEDPRLAAGVTAGVVEGIQDEDVIATVKHYVANNQEHHRTEVSAEIDERTLRELYLPAFRAAVEAGVGSVMTAYNRVNGTHVSDHRRLVTDVLKEEWGFDGYVVSDWYGVESTVGAATAGLDVEMPGVSVAELEGAPDAAGDADADADHVPDDAPDADLDSIDGVPNPTKAGLFGEPLSEAVDEGTVPAERLDDMVARVLGQMERIGLLDGDRDDGALDAPEHRELAERIAARGTVLLENDCVLPLDDETDVALVGPNVHEATLGGGGSSETTPFRAVSPGDGVTARAEGEVIVARGVPEIEDVSLFDLLPFVDGEEERDGVAADPDPDPDPSIDEAVAAAEAADVAVVVVRDATTEARDRDDLRLPGRQDELVEAVAEAADRTVAVVNAGGPVELPWRDDVDALLAAWYPGQAHGAALADVLYGDSDPGGRLPVTFAPEEAYPAADEAQYPGVDGAADYSEGLFVGYRHFDAADVEPTYPFGHGHSYADFRYGGAEADGESVRVTVENRAERPGREVVQAYVRPPEAPEGVARPVRELAGATAVGLDAGETRTVEIDLAARAFARYDSDDGWVTDAGTYTIEVARSSRDVRTTVETER comes from the coding sequence ATGGCCGACACGACCGACCGAGTCGAGCGGCTGGTGGACGAACTCACCCGCGACGAGAAGCTCCGGCTGGTCCGGGGCGCGACGGACCCGGCGGGGACCGCGACGGGCTACCTGCCCGGCGTCGACCGCCTGGACGTCCCCGAGTTCCGGCTGGTCGACGGGCCGCTGGGCGTGCGCGCCGAGGGCGAGCGAGCCACCGCCTTCCCCGCCTCGCTGGCGCTGGCGGCGACGTTCGATCCGGACCTCGCCCGCGAGCAGGGCGCGGCGATGGCCCGCGAGGCGAAGGCCCACGACCAGGACGCGCTGCTCGCGCCGGGGACCAACCTCGTCCGGGTGCCCCACTGCGGCCGGAACTTCGAGTACTTCTCCGAGGACCCCCGGCTGGCGGCCGGCGTGACCGCTGGCGTCGTCGAGGGGATCCAGGACGAGGACGTCATCGCCACGGTGAAGCACTACGTTGCCAACAACCAGGAGCACCACCGCACCGAGGTCAGCGCCGAGATCGACGAGCGGACGCTCCGCGAGCTCTACCTGCCGGCGTTCCGCGCCGCGGTCGAGGCCGGGGTCGGGTCGGTGATGACCGCCTACAACCGGGTGAACGGGACCCACGTGAGCGACCACCGCCGGCTGGTCACGGACGTCCTCAAGGAGGAGTGGGGGTTCGACGGCTACGTCGTCTCGGACTGGTACGGGGTCGAGAGCACCGTCGGCGCGGCCACCGCCGGCCTCGACGTCGAGATGCCCGGCGTCTCCGTGGCGGAACTCGAAGGCGCGCCGGACGCGGCCGGTGATGCCGACGCAGACGCCGACCACGTTCCGGACGACGCGCCGGACGCGGACCTCGACTCGATCGACGGCGTCCCGAACCCGACGAAGGCCGGCCTCTTCGGCGAGCCGCTGTCCGAGGCGGTCGACGAGGGGACGGTCCCCGCCGAGCGCCTCGACGACATGGTCGCTCGCGTCCTCGGCCAGATGGAGCGCATCGGACTGCTCGACGGGGACCGCGACGACGGCGCGCTGGACGCGCCCGAGCACCGGGAGCTCGCCGAGCGCATCGCCGCCCGGGGGACGGTCCTGCTCGAAAACGACTGCGTCCTGCCGCTCGACGACGAGACGGACGTCGCGCTCGTCGGGCCGAACGTCCACGAGGCGACCCTCGGCGGGGGCGGCTCTTCGGAGACGACGCCGTTCCGGGCCGTCAGCCCAGGGGATGGCGTCACCGCCCGCGCCGAGGGCGAGGTGATCGTCGCGCGCGGCGTCCCCGAGATCGAGGACGTCTCGCTGTTCGACCTGCTGCCCTTCGTCGACGGCGAGGAGGAGCGCGACGGCGTCGCGGCCGACCCCGATCCCGACCCGGACCCCTCCATCGACGAGGCGGTCGCGGCCGCCGAAGCGGCCGACGTCGCCGTGGTCGTCGTGCGCGACGCCACCACCGAGGCCCGGGACCGCGACGACCTCCGACTGCCCGGCCGGCAGGACGAACTGGTCGAAGCCGTCGCCGAGGCGGCCGACCGCACGGTCGCCGTGGTCAACGCGGGCGGCCCCGTCGAACTCCCGTGGCGCGACGACGTCGACGCCCTGCTCGCGGCGTGGTACCCCGGGCAGGCCCACGGCGCCGCGCTCGCCGACGTGCTGTACGGCGACAGCGACCCCGGCGGTCGCCTCCCGGTCACCTTCGCGCCCGAGGAGGCATACCCCGCGGCCGACGAGGCCCAGTACCCCGGCGTCGACGGCGCGGCCGACTACTCGGAGGGGCTGTTCGTCGGCTACCGCCACTTCGACGCCGCGGACGTCGAACCGACCTACCCGTTCGGCCACGGCCACTCGTACGCCGACTTCCGGTACGGCGGGGCCGAGGCGGACGGCGAGTCGGTACGCGTCACCGTCGAGAACCGCGCCGAGCGACCCGGCCGCGAGGTCGTGCAGGCCTACGTCCGGCCGCCGGAGGCGCCGGAGGGCGTCGCGCGACCGGTCCGGGAACTCGCCGGCGCAACCGCGGTCGGCCTCGATGCGGGGGAGACCCGGACCGTGGAGATCGACCTCGCCGCCCGGGCGTTCGCCCGCTACGACTCCGACGACGGATGGGTCACCGACGCCGGGACCTACACTATCGAGGTGGCCCGGTCCTCGCGGGACGTCCGGACGACGGTAGAGACGGAACGATAG
- a CDS encoding Hsp20 family protein → MTLRDIGRSVGSAVLQRVGRAAGKVQESKPLPVDLLESDDAYLVVFDAPGATGSDVQVRYADGAVHVRIDRFRDFYEGFEMLFPGRGLSLDGRADLPADAVVDASAASATLTEHGTLRVRVPKQEQSTGDAPSESVEA, encoded by the coding sequence ATGACGCTCCGGGACATCGGCCGGTCGGTCGGGAGCGCGGTCCTCCAGCGGGTCGGCCGGGCCGCCGGCAAGGTCCAGGAGTCAAAGCCCCTGCCGGTGGACCTGCTGGAGAGCGACGACGCCTACCTCGTGGTGTTCGACGCGCCCGGCGCCACGGGCAGCGACGTCCAGGTCCGGTACGCCGACGGCGCGGTCCACGTCCGGATCGACCGCTTCAGGGACTTCTACGAGGGGTTCGAGATGCTGTTCCCGGGCCGGGGGCTCTCGCTGGACGGCCGGGCCGACCTCCCCGCCGACGCCGTGGTCGACGCCAGCGCGGCGTCGGCGACCCTGACCGAGCACGGCACCCTCCGGGTCCGCGTGCCCAAGCAGGAGCAGTCGACCGGGGACGCCCCGTCCGAGTCGGTCGAGGCGTAA
- a CDS encoding DUF7559 family protein codes for MPATLEAKCTNDDCEMDMFEMHYTYDMPDDVGISDFQCPYCGGTDCLEAIEL; via the coding sequence ATGCCCGCCACGCTCGAAGCGAAGTGTACGAACGACGACTGCGAGATGGACATGTTCGAGATGCACTACACCTACGACATGCCCGACGACGTCGGCATCTCGGACTTCCAGTGTCCGTACTGCGGCGGAACCGACTGCCTCGAGGCCATCGAGCTATGA
- a CDS encoding radical SAM protein, with translation MTDLADLDVTLVDGYVDEPAHFGVPPYISTYPRYTAGAVVDAGVPEDNVTYHTIDELRDDTSKWRDVEDADLFVYLGGMTVPGKYVGGTPAEPDEVRKLAWTADGTSLMGGPVKFGVGDENAGGTETERDDLDFDFVAKGDVEAAAYDLLQSGLEGFNNRMRDNEEIDRWAADGAFVVEHHPNHPDYLIAEMETSRGCPYRCSFCTEPLYGNPSFREPDSVVGEVEVLSDRGVRHFRLGRQADILAYGGDGEKPNPDALRELYGGIREVAPDLQTLHLDNMNPITVVEWPDLAREGIRVIAEHNTPGDTAAFGLESADPVVQEENNLNVTADECFEAVKIVNEEAGWRPGEDPADAPTHGESAANRLPKLLPGINLLHGLKGERRETFEHNEAFLDRVYDAGLMLRRVNIRQVMAFDGTEMSDVGADIANDHKKLFKRYKTRVRENVDNPMLQRLAPAGTVLPDVHLEYHQDGRTFGRQLGTYPLLVGIPGERELGRIVDVAVVDHGYRSVTGVVHPLDVNSATMDELTAIPGLGKQRAGNVVVNRPYESPEDLAADVDVDLTAFATAETPEGAD, from the coding sequence ATGACCGACCTCGCGGACCTCGACGTGACCCTCGTGGACGGGTACGTCGACGAACCGGCCCACTTCGGCGTGCCGCCGTACATCTCGACGTACCCGCGGTACACGGCGGGAGCCGTCGTCGACGCGGGCGTCCCCGAGGACAACGTCACCTACCACACTATCGACGAACTCCGGGACGACACGAGCAAGTGGCGAGACGTCGAGGACGCCGACCTGTTCGTCTACCTCGGCGGGATGACCGTCCCCGGCAAGTACGTCGGCGGGACGCCGGCCGAACCCGACGAGGTGCGCAAGCTGGCCTGGACCGCCGACGGGACGAGCCTGATGGGCGGCCCGGTCAAGTTCGGCGTCGGCGACGAGAACGCGGGCGGCACCGAGACCGAGCGCGACGACCTCGACTTCGACTTCGTGGCGAAGGGAGACGTCGAGGCGGCGGCCTACGACCTCCTGCAGAGCGGTCTGGAGGGGTTCAACAACCGGATGCGCGACAACGAGGAGATCGACCGGTGGGCCGCGGACGGCGCGTTCGTCGTCGAGCACCACCCCAACCACCCCGACTACCTAATCGCCGAGATGGAGACCTCCCGGGGGTGTCCCTACCGGTGCTCGTTCTGCACGGAGCCGCTGTACGGCAACCCCTCTTTCCGCGAACCCGACTCGGTCGTCGGCGAGGTCGAGGTCCTCTCCGACCGCGGGGTGCGCCACTTCCGGCTCGGCCGGCAGGCCGACATCCTGGCGTACGGCGGCGACGGCGAGAAGCCAAACCCGGACGCCCTGCGCGAACTCTACGGCGGCATCCGCGAGGTCGCGCCCGACCTCCAGACGCTCCACCTCGACAACATGAACCCCATCACGGTGGTGGAGTGGCCCGACCTGGCCCGCGAGGGCATCCGGGTCATCGCCGAGCACAACACGCCGGGCGACACCGCCGCCTTCGGCCTGGAGTCGGCCGATCCCGTCGTCCAGGAGGAGAACAACCTCAACGTGACCGCCGACGAGTGCTTCGAGGCCGTGAAGATCGTCAACGAGGAGGCCGGCTGGCGGCCCGGGGAAGACCCCGCCGACGCGCCCACGCACGGCGAGTCGGCTGCGAATCGACTGCCCAAACTCCTACCGGGCATCAACCTCCTCCACGGGCTGAAGGGCGAGCGCCGGGAGACGTTCGAGCACAACGAGGCGTTCTTAGACCGGGTGTACGACGCCGGCCTGATGCTCCGGCGGGTCAACATCCGGCAGGTCATGGCGTTCGACGGCACCGAGATGAGCGACGTCGGCGCCGACATCGCCAACGACCACAAGAAGCTGTTCAAGCGGTACAAGACCCGCGTGCGGGAGAACGTCGACAACCCGATGCTCCAGCGACTCGCGCCGGCCGGGACGGTGCTGCCGGACGTCCACCTGGAGTACCACCAGGACGGCAGGACGTTCGGCCGACAGCTCGGCACCTACCCCCTTCTCGTGGGGATTCCGGGCGAGCGCGAACTCGGTCGAATCGTCGACGTCGCGGTCGTCGACCACGGTTACCGGTCGGTGACCGGCGTGGTCCACCCGCTGGACGTCAACAGCGCGACGATGGACGAGCTCACCGCGATTCCGGGCCTCGGGAAGCAGCGCGCCGGCAACGTCGTCGTCAACCGCCCCTACGAGTCGCCCGAGGACCTGGCGGCCGACGTGGACGTCGACCTGACCGCCTTCGCGACCGCCGAGACCCCCGAGGGCGCGGACTGA
- a CDS encoding DUF106 domain-containing protein — protein sequence MTTDSTGGWTGYDKLAGLIALTLMAGYYVTPIQRGVAGAMHAMLGPATTILPFSVLVLLLAGTTGVSSAVLQTKLRSRQRMERLQERMTDLRERMASARERDDDEAIEELQAEQLDLTGEYLAAMKSQLRPAVWSMLVSVPAFLWLRWVFVAPSAAVAPAALALPVVGHIAWTATLVGPLKVWLAWYIGCSLSTGLVARRIVARLA from the coding sequence ATGACTACCGACTCGACCGGCGGGTGGACCGGCTACGACAAGCTCGCCGGCCTGATCGCGCTGACGCTGATGGCGGGCTACTACGTGACGCCGATACAGCGCGGGGTCGCGGGGGCGATGCACGCCATGCTCGGCCCGGCCACGACCATCCTGCCGTTCTCGGTGCTCGTGCTGCTGCTGGCGGGGACCACCGGCGTCTCGTCGGCGGTGCTCCAGACGAAGCTCCGGAGCCGGCAACGGATGGAGCGGCTCCAGGAGCGCATGACGGACCTGCGCGAGCGGATGGCGTCGGCCCGCGAGCGCGACGACGACGAGGCCATCGAGGAGCTCCAGGCCGAGCAGCTGGACCTCACCGGCGAGTACCTCGCCGCGATGAAGAGCCAGCTCCGACCCGCGGTGTGGAGCATGCTCGTCTCCGTCCCGGCGTTCCTCTGGCTGCGATGGGTGTTCGTCGCGCCCAGCGCCGCCGTCGCGCCCGCGGCGCTCGCGCTTCCGGTCGTGGGACATATCGCGTGGACCGCGACGCTGGTCGGCCCGCTCAAGGTCTGGCTCGCGTGGTACATCGGGTGCTCGCTCTCGACCGGGCTGGTCGCGCGCAGGATCGTCGCGCGGCTCGCCTGA
- a CDS encoding TRAM domain-containing protein — protein MEISDKLLCLFSADVTIQDDKYVVEVPRREIETGSVEPGETYRVALISDDSDSSTQSESSSNSSSGGAPSEPQPPVEEGEIRYVEVEDIGKQGDGIARVERGYVIIVPDAEIGERVKVEITEVKSNFAVGEIIEEDF, from the coding sequence TTGGAGATCTCTGACAAGCTCCTGTGTCTGTTCAGTGCTGACGTGACTATCCAGGACGACAAGTACGTCGTCGAGGTACCGCGCCGAGAGATCGAGACCGGGTCGGTCGAACCCGGCGAGACCTACCGCGTCGCGCTCATCTCCGACGATTCGGACTCCTCGACGCAGTCCGAGTCGTCGTCGAACTCGTCGAGCGGCGGCGCGCCCTCGGAACCCCAGCCCCCCGTCGAGGAGGGCGAGATCCGCTACGTCGAGGTCGAGGACATCGGCAAGCAGGGCGACGGCATCGCCCGCGTGGAGCGGGGCTACGTCATCATCGTACCCGACGCCGAGATCGGCGAGCGCGTGAAGGTCGAGATCACGGAGGTCAAGTCCAACTTCGCGGTCGGCGAGATCATCGAAGAGGACTTCTGA
- a CDS encoding YkgJ family cysteine cluster protein: protein MQSLEAELRRARDLDTADLADAIETIGFECTRCGACCKSEADDPHTATVFPDEVRNLETATDYDWRDVARPMPYGLDDPEEGDADGTNSEPTGETFEWALQTDACGDCTFYEEDGDGTGACSVHEDRPLICRTYPFSVALGGTSQPMGEAVDEEGMVRAHECEGLGRDISREGAEDLAAALKERAVRELTEAIAVRDEYAPADPDEGVVVHDSEGAKRPDGTPYEG, encoded by the coding sequence GTGCAGAGCCTCGAAGCGGAACTACGGCGCGCTCGCGACCTCGACACCGCCGACCTGGCCGACGCCATCGAGACCATCGGCTTCGAATGCACGCGCTGTGGCGCCTGTTGCAAGAGCGAGGCCGACGATCCCCACACCGCGACCGTCTTCCCCGACGAGGTGCGAAATCTCGAAACTGCGACCGACTACGACTGGCGGGACGTCGCTCGACCGATGCCCTACGGCCTGGACGACCCGGAGGAGGGCGACGCTGACGGCACAAACAGCGAGCCCACCGGCGAGACGTTCGAGTGGGCGCTCCAGACCGACGCCTGCGGCGATTGCACCTTCTACGAGGAGGACGGCGACGGTACGGGAGCATGCTCGGTCCACGAGGACCGCCCGCTCATCTGCCGGACCTACCCGTTCAGCGTCGCGCTCGGGGGCACGAGCCAGCCGATGGGCGAGGCAGTCGACGAGGAGGGCATGGTCCGGGCCCACGAGTGCGAGGGGCTGGGCCGGGACATCTCCCGCGAGGGCGCCGAGGACCTGGCGGCGGCGCTCAAGGAGCGGGCGGTCCGGGAACTGACCGAAGCCATCGCGGTCCGCGACGAGTACGCCCCCGCCGACCCCGACGAGGGCGTCGTGGTCCACGACTCCGAGGGTGCCAAGCGCCCCGACGGAACGCCGTACGAGGGGTGA
- a CDS encoding MBL fold metallo-hydrolase produces MEHRQVSVPTGTLAPTGATNAYLLGREDALLVDPAGRTDDLDAAVESHEVTHILVTHTHPDHVGAVAHYADACDATVWARAGREDRFEEATGVAPDRTFREGTEIAGVTVLETPGHAPDHVALAADDTMVTGDLVVAEGSVVVGADEGDVRAYLTSLRRLYARNPDRLLPGHGPAIDDPRSAVERLLRHRLDREAAVLAAVRDGARSLDEVVDAAYDKDVSEVRDLARSTTAAHLEKLAVEDKVEWDGERARPADPE; encoded by the coding sequence ATGGAGCACCGCCAGGTCTCGGTGCCGACCGGGACGCTCGCCCCGACCGGCGCCACCAACGCCTACCTGCTCGGCCGCGAGGACGCGCTGCTCGTCGACCCCGCGGGCCGGACCGACGACCTCGACGCCGCCGTCGAATCCCACGAGGTAACCCACATTCTCGTCACGCACACCCACCCGGACCACGTGGGCGCGGTCGCCCACTACGCGGACGCCTGCGACGCGACCGTCTGGGCGCGGGCCGGCCGCGAGGACCGCTTCGAGGAGGCGACCGGCGTCGCGCCCGACCGGACCTTCCGCGAGGGAACCGAGATCGCCGGCGTCACGGTGCTGGAGACGCCGGGCCACGCGCCCGACCACGTCGCGCTCGCCGCGGACGACACGATGGTGACGGGCGACCTCGTCGTCGCGGAGGGGAGCGTGGTCGTCGGCGCGGACGAGGGCGACGTGCGGGCGTACCTGACGTCGCTCCGGCGGCTCTACGCCCGGAACCCCGACCGGCTCCTCCCCGGCCACGGCCCCGCCATCGACGACCCCCGGAGCGCCGTCGAGCGCCTGCTCCGCCACCGCCTCGACCGCGAAGCCGCGGTGCTGGCGGCGGTCCGCGACGGCGCGCGGTCGCTCGACGAGGTGGTCGACGCGGCCTACGACAAGGACGTCTCGGAGGTCAGGGACCTCGCCCGGAGCACGACCGCCGCCCACCTCGAAAAGCTGGCCGTCGAGGACAAGGTCGAGTGGGACGGCGAGCGAGCGCGGCCGGCGGATCCGGAGTAG
- a CDS encoding MarR family transcriptional regulator — protein MSTTPDETPVTEQLSDDFRERLRELPPSAKLVAKVLETDAPLSQGQLAEESLLPDRTVRYALNRLEDEDLVDSRYSFQDARKQVYFLDR, from the coding sequence ATGAGCACGACCCCGGACGAGACGCCCGTAACCGAGCAGCTCTCAGACGACTTCCGCGAGCGCCTGCGCGAACTCCCCCCGAGCGCCAAGCTGGTGGCCAAGGTGCTGGAGACCGACGCGCCGCTCTCGCAGGGCCAGCTGGCCGAGGAGTCGCTGCTGCCCGACCGCACGGTCCGGTACGCACTCAATCGCCTCGAGGACGAGGACCTCGTCGACTCGCGGTACAGCTTCCAGGACGCTCGCAAGCAGGTGTACTTCCTCGACCGCTGA